A stretch of DNA from Trichoplusia ni isolate ovarian cell line Hi5 chromosome 9, tn1, whole genome shotgun sequence:
TTACATAGAGTCACTGTCTATCTAATCTTCTGTGAAATTGGAGGACCAACCAGTCAACAGTAGCAGACAATTTCAGTTACTAATTGCCTTTGTGTCTTTACTGTGTGATGTTGTCTTGAATcgtgaaataattttacaactGCATCATCATCCAAAATTCTCAGGTAATAATTTACCAAGTTACACCGTCCGAAGTATGCGAAGCACTCTTGTATATGCGAAACAACTTGAAGCACTTTGTTCCCGTACCTGTGATAAATGGATTCATAAGCAAAAAGAGTACCGTTGCCCATGCCCCGGAAAATTGTATAGTTGTTACCCTATAAATCTACAAGGGTGGGGTAGAGAAATTTATGTCAGTCTAAAAATAGAATGTGCATATTTGGGTGTCGACAAACATTTGCGAATCCGCGGTGAGAGGGtcatattttgtagtttttattatctgtGTAAACAAAGTATTCAGGATAGTTTATGCGCCTTCGTATCTTTCAGGTGTTTTTGCTTCTCTGTCATATTTTACTTGCATAAAAGAGTTTTatggctttatattttttttcgttagaGTTAATGTGACGTAATTGATTGACACTCAACGTAAGACGATATTGTGTGGTCAAGCCGGTTCTAGATTGAGTTTGTTACTTGATATCTTTGGCCACTCTTAATGGTAAAGTACTTATACTTGTATTGAGTGATATTGTATTAGATGTATGGGGTCCATGACAgtaatgaaaacataataaagtCGTAAAAAATTGAGTGCCTTGAATTTATGTGAAGGCAATATTGAAAACTCGCTACTATGAAGTCATTGCTATAACATTTTCTaagttcacaataaaataaatgtcaaaaaaacaagtattttgtaATCATTGGGTTTATTCTGTAGCCTAATGAAAGGTCATATAGCAAAATAGTTATCTTTCGTAAGGATAATTTATTGATACAACAATTTGCTCAtgggtatttatcgggatcgcctcACTAGTTTCAGACTCAACCGAAGTCCTAAATCATGAGCCGAAGCAGTAGTGTGGTTGCTGGtcaaactagtcaggcgattcTGGGAAATCAGGCATGCCGTTgtatcatttataatattagctcTTGTCGGGTAAATACTTTCCATCCTTCTCTATTTCATGCTAGATCTTGGATCTTCTTATTTAACACAAAACTTCAATCAATTCCTAAGAAAAAAAGGAATCTTGATGAACAATCAACTAAACACACGAAAACCATTCGGAAAGAGAGATGATAGTAGGCCCTCAGACATAAATGACACACCTAAACCAAATGGGGACAAGAATTAAGCGTTACCAGCATAGTTCCATAAATGAATACTTACTTTACGTATTACAGTCATGTACATCTAAAGCTCAGTTCTCATAAAACGTGAGCCCCGTTTAATCCCCATTCAGTAATTACTAACAACAATATGTCTGTTCTCTGCTTACCATCACATCAGTAATCTGTTGCACGAAGCACTGAGTTATGAGATCCTTGTGTGTGTGATGTACATATGTGACACTAGGCAATATGGCCGCAGTACACTTTATTGGATTTCATTGTCACTAATTATAATGAACGAAGAAGTTTGTGTAGGAGTGATAGATTATTTAAAAGTACGCATAAAACTATAGTTTATTAAAGTGCATTTGAGTGGTTAAATGTTTGTAGCTAAGTAAAAGTAGACAaacatgaaacattttattttgaaaaattaaatttcattcgAAAAATCACTTAAATATGGGATTAGCTGCTTATAATTTCCCCTATATTGTTGACAAGTCTTGTCATGGAGAATTTTATGCCActtcaaatcaataaaacaataagtaatTGATTAggatttaatagatttttttaacagtAATTTGCGCAGGTTTCAGACGCAAGCTGAACATAATATTTCTACAATTGACTTTTCCAAAGCAATcattttactcataaataattaatatgaaagtcacaataaatcaaaatatccCAAGCCTTCGCCTACGATACGTTcactaagtttatttttatttacctgtcTCCCTCAGTGATTGATAGCCGTATAAAGTACTGCAATCTGCTGCACAAAGCGATTGAATTATGAGAACGTGGCTTTGACAGTCGGCAATACTTCGAGAGAGTAGGCATTGTGTGGTGAAATGTATGCTATCATAACCGATCGAAAAGTGGCGAGAAAAACctcttttgaaattaaatattcaatagacATCCAAGCGAAAAGGTTATTGAGAGCTGATTAAAGCAGACAGGGTTTCTAAACAATAGGAATcttgttatttgaatttttggtGACTAAATGTTAGGATTAAATGAAAAacgtttgtatttaaaatatatttttcccttgggtttcgttttaaaagttttaatttatttttacaatatctcAAACTTAAAATTTAGCGTCGTTGTGAGATCAAATACAGTGATTTAAGTACTATtgtgcaaaaataatttattgttgaatGTAAAAAGCTTCGCATGAGACACAATCCTTTAATACTAATGACAGGAAACTACATTTCAAACTTCACAGACTTAACTGCACAAAAAATCCAGTTTGCTGATTGCTCCACAGCATTAACGACCGATTCCAAATAAGCCCGATTCTGAAACAAAAGTTAGTACCTACAGTTTCAAGTGCAAAATGATTGGGGTTTCTAACATTGTCCATAACTTAGTTAGCACAACCTTTAATCTGGCAAGGCGCATCCGCTGATGGTTTTCCGATTCTATTAGCCGCAAAACGGAGGCGGTGGAGCTTTGATTAAGCGGAATGAGTGAAGGAAATGACCTACTTATTAAGAAGCTTTACTTATACCGGGATGTTGGCATCTTTGGTTTTTAtacggtttttattttgtaggttGATCCTTGAATTTGAAACGGgagttctaaaaatattaccatTTGGTAGTATTTTTCGACTGTGTCCCGTGAGGGGTTTTAAAAGAACTCAATCCCTTCTACCCAGTTGTTGGTCAAAGTTTGCTTTAAAAGTCAACTAATGGGGATAGTGGTCGAATATTTGGACTGCCTAAACTCTTGTATTCTCACTTTTTACTCACTGTAAGCTTGGCCCACCTATTTATCCATCAGCATTATCCTATTTATCTACCTACTAAATTGACAAATACTATACCATGACTTCATGTACTTCAGGTTTAGTGATGTCAAAAGAGAATGTTATAAGatctatttattttcctattgtAATAAGAATTGGATCAATTATCTAATCTTTGTATCAGACGTAAATGTACTATCGAATTTCGTAACCCGAGGGTCCTAATGGAAGCACGTGTGTTCGCAACAGTCTAAAACTTCGAGGAATCGGGGAAGTGGGTACCAAAGTTTGTCCAACCATACTAGGTATTACGTATATATCCCGAACATAGTATGGAACAGATGAAGtagataaagaaaatatactaCGGTACAATGAGTACCATTGACCTTAGAAATGTACATTGAAGtagagattatttttatctgaacACGAGTGAAAGaattatgttatagtttttgaatCAATTCGAACGATTCACATAGCTTTGCCTGAACTAAATTCAAGCATTAATTGTTATATATATCAAACAATGGAACGCGAAACAATTGGAGAACTCGCATTGAGTGCGCACATAGTAGGTCCCTTGATTGAATATACTACCCTCGTCAATTTCACATCTCTGTCAATGTGGATACAATGTTTATTCGTTGTGGGTATACAAAAGTACGCTCACTTTGGTGTATACAATTGAAATAAACCGGTCGAATGCGAGTTACACTTGCGACACTGACGGTTTcctacaaataggctaaaaaaatatatgcaaaaaaaatcgGACCGAAACTTAGCAGTTTAGTTGTTCTTTCTTGACACAACCAAAATTAATCATTTGAAAAAATCTCAACTGACTGTCGGACAGACATCAGAGTCTTAGTAATACTGTTGTAACTGTATGGGTATTGGAACCTCAACTAAGAATTGCAGTATATACTTACTGCCACCACCGCCGCCGAGACCGGGTAATCCTGAAATTATAGAAattgaacaatttatttattattctagcAACTATAGTGAAGacgattcatttttaaatgacgCAACTGtctaatcacgcgtatttaacgGATTTTTCCGAATAGTATCGGACTCAACCGCATtccataatcatgagctgaagcgggTTCGCAACTCGAACCCggttcatcatttaataacatccTTAAGTTAAAAATGTGTTGAAGTAGAGCCCAGTAAGTCAAACAAATACACTTATGATTGCACAATTACCATTATTTCCTCAGGCAGTTTGATCTCCTTATCAATGATAGGTACCTAATTGTAAAATCTGAATTGAATCACAAGCACAGTAGAGTAAACTACTGTCACAAGTGGTGGTTCTGACGAtcagagagagagagagatataAAGTCCATATATAGGTAACATGCAGTATGTACTTACCGCCGCCTGCTAAGTCCTTGACCATGGACAGATATTTCATAGGCCCACCACCTCCCATAATTCCACCCAAATCTGTTATATTCAAAACAaccattattatttcttacaaaattctaaattaagGAACCATGTAGGGAATAGGggatagttaaaaataatatatatttaaataatatataatttattggaGATGATTGGaggaaataataattaggaaTATCCTAGTGAGGTaagaattgtaatttaataattgtaataattttaaattatcggTTTGTAATTAGCTATCGTGTGCACTTGAATATTGACACAGCCTGCGATATATTCGAATTACGAAACATCCTACTCGAAGTGTAGGCACTGTTGCAAGCACGAGTGTTCGGAACAGTCTAAACTTTGAACAATCGGGAAAGTGGATATCTGATGTTGGTTCAATCATACTGGGTATTACATATATCAATAACTATCTGATAAAATACAGAACTGATAATTTCATAATATGTTTCTTATGTTCTGTGCCTAATGGCCTGGCGAAGTGCgaagaaagtaaataaaagttttggttttgactgcaatagaaatatttaaaagggCCATAGTGAAAATGCAATATGTACTTACCGCCGCCTGCTAAGCCCTTGACCATGGACAGATATTTCATAGGTCCTCCATCTCCCATAATTCCACCCAGACctgaaatattcaaaacaacatttatattattattaggtaataCGAATACAGATAGATAGACATTTCTTCTCCGGGTAGTCAGATACTAAATGTCAACTctagcgttctcaaaaaaatacatgtaaaagaGATTATaaatcctatttgcagaataaatgatttcatttcattttgttgATACAGTATAGAATGCATTATAGTTATGGATCTCTAAACTTAATCATTATAAGTGTTACTTTCGACTTTTGgaggaaaaaaaactaaatatccACAGTTAACATGCAGTATTTAGGTACTTACCGCCTAGCTGATCCAGCATCCCGGTAGGTCCACCCTTCCCCATGAGCCCTGTTATATTTAAACCAAACttaatattcaacaaaatcctaaaatacaaataaatttgtgggtcaatttatttgtcacccaaaaATTTATTACTACTTAacatcgttttttatttttattgtttaattgttatgACAGAAATACGTCACcggtgaaaatttcaactttcagCTGTTAACGGTTCacaagatacagcctggtggcagaGGGACTATTCCGATTTTACGTAATGAGTGCTCGGACTATCGCACTATCGCACTCATTACAATAAAATCGTCAATCGAACCATTTAGATTTTTTCAtcagaagtaaaaaaaaaagtacataattaCAACTACTGCCTTGAATAATCTGATTATGCATGAAGTTGGAACAAAGAAATTAatgattcattttaatgtttaattattatactacAATCTAAATGTAACTACAAGTGTTAGTTATGAATGttggagaaaataaaatagttcaagTTAAGTAAAACAGTGCAATATGTACTTACCGCCTGCCATGCCTGTTGCCTGTGATATAATTGAGCTAGGTCCATCCATTAATCCAGCAGCatctataatatttacaacGACATTAGTCTACATACTAATAAGTTTGAACGCCCCTGCACGGAAAGCCGagttgttgaggtcaccacgccaaacccgctgTGCGTgtcgtatcgcgggttcgatccccgcgtaggacaaatatttgtatgatccgcaaatgcttgttctgagtctgggtatctctGTGCACGacatttgtatgtttgttctgAGTTATTTTTGCTGATTTGAAAGATTCTTTCAGCGTTAGATAGCAAAGAAGGTTACTGTGTAGGAGCACAGCAGCTATGAAGTGTGTTACAAAAAGGAGAAGAAGTTGTGTGCAATGTGCATGCTGTGTATCACTTCTAGAATAGTCCACGACAGCGTTATCGACCTTTAAAGGTTGACTCACAATATTCTTCTTAAAATTAAGGACCACACAGAATATTTTGATAGATTTTaatatgtacttaattaatGTAGCCATTACATACCTGCTCTACTGGTCAAAATGCCCAATAgtagtattaataaaaacagatcCCGGCGTTTGGCACCCATCTTCAAGCAAGTGGACTGGCAATTGAAAATCGAATCCAGGTATTTAAAGTggaaaaacaattacaaacacTTAATTCGTgacaaattaattcaataatagttttattttattaccaatataatattttctttacgtacattttttaatgtttataatcgTGATTCACGTGTTTTCGATTAGATAAGAGTAATTTTTTCCGCGCATGGTTTTAGTAGTATAagcacataaaaaataaatgtcacgtgtttttattcagaaaatGTCAACATGCGAtgtgtattttaatacttttttactcATTTCGATACTCGATCtaagttttttgaaaaaaaaaaacagatttgacaacatataaatttcaaaaaaaatatgataaataatcttACGACTAGAGAAGTAGACACGGTGCCTTATTAAAAGGGTTCCATTCTCACCCTTTAGGTACGAAAccccaaaatatattttgtaagggTTCCTTAATACTGAAGTGTTGAAGATACCtctgatatttatttgattttgtaacaatttactGGAAATGTGACCTTACAGCTGTCTCGTATCTGATATTTTGGTAAACgccatttttgttattgttgtctGGTTTGGGGACTTTCAACGATTTAGACCGTTCCATTAGGGCGTGTTATATGAGCTGAGTAGTTTTTCCACAGCTATTAGTTAGCAAATAAATTTACCTCTAATATATTTACGTCAAAGGGTTCCCAAATTTTGAAGAAAGGGTCACTATGGTGATCGTTCTCTTAAGCGaccgtttttgtttatttgaaagttttatcACAAGTAGAAGTTACTAATTTGAAAATGGACCATGGTAGTCAGTTTGTCAAGAccattacacaaaaaaatatcattctcAAATATGCACATCTATCAAATAgaataacatttacataaattgtaaataGGAACATTCAATTACACATAACTCTCATCCAAGATGTAACAGAGAATTGGATCCGACGTCTACAAATCTGCTGGGACCAGGGAACCAGCAAAGCGCAGCGGTAGATAATTCCTAATATCAATGGATTTCCAGTCGAGAAGGCACGACGTCTCCATTTTATTCCACAGAAGTCCTCTATACCttttatataattgttaaaGAACTTTATGCAGAAATCTGACTTTCTGGCTGAGAATTA
This window harbors:
- the LOC113497501 gene encoding uncharacterized protein LOC113497501 isoform X1, translated to MGAKRRDLFLLILLLGILTSRADAAGLMDGPSSIISQATGMAGGLMGKGGPTGMLDQLGGLGGIMGDGGPMKYLSMVKGLAGGGKYILHFHYGPFKYFYCSQNQNFYLLSSHFARPLGTEHKKHIMKLSVLYFIR
- the LOC113497501 gene encoding uncharacterized protein LOC113497501 isoform X2, which encodes MGAKRRDLFLLILLLGILTSRADAAGLMDGPSSIISQATGMAGGLMGKGGPTGMLDQLGGLGGIMGDGGPMKYLSMVKGLAGGDLGGIMGGGGPMKYLSMVKDLAGGGLPGLGGGGGKSGLFGIGR